Proteins from one Salvelinus sp. IW2-2015 linkage group LG32, ASM291031v2, whole genome shotgun sequence genomic window:
- the LOC111956624 gene encoding apoptotic chromatin condensation inducer in the nucleus isoform X1 yields the protein MADLEDVKLDGRPLQSLRVADLKAALEERGLPKSGQKNTLVKRLKGALMLENLQRTSHHHIGLQPNSQIGEEMSQNSFIKQYLAKQQELLRQRLEREAREAVEDDDTDKEDHTKDNNSSACAAPDQDVTPVLVDQHKLFGLSEGKGLAGPASEGEGHMSRDGHVSAPPAPTSAAVASLAVRVGEQRPERVPTSSQVPADSDDDGADEDWDSGARRRNLGEPPRGQLARARSGGSRQHPQHIPPLLSPQLRQPTPPPSPPPELSFPLPDTPKQSPPSPGEPPARQRTSSTSSSGSSSSGSCSSSPDPQSNTERKPGPLTLLARKMASEGAFSGVGWHGRGDAERQDNNAATATMSSGRGPQEGTVSAITHTTNAAASLPFPRLVPVTNQGVLGGHLPHSEVPVSVLRPTIMEERDAVWQQENKEKELQAEREREKSPEQERFGAMEQERLERQRIFEQQRAVEQERERALERERKEREKALARERKEREMALEREKALEQERKERALARERAQALEREEEEREKALAKEREEREKAMQLEKQRAMERERALEQEREKEKALEREREEKAALESEREEKAALEREEKAALERERMVKVLELERQKALEREMREKEREEKVRALEQERIEREKALEKEREERERALEQEKVLQREKEKALEQEKALQREKEEKERAFGNRRCLAERRKRRGRELWNREGPCRERKRRRRELWNRRIERKRKMRELWNRRRPCRERKRRGRELWNRRRPCRERKRRRRELWNRRRPCRERRRESFGTGEGLAEREGESFGRKKASQREREERERALEQEKALQREKEEKERALEQEKALQREKERALEQEKALQREEGRALETGEGLAEREKEERERALEQEKALQREKERALEQEKALQREKEERERALEQEKALHREREERERALEQEKASQREKEKRESHLPPWKRGREIGLTPLPTPPLSTGAGRMAATEEGGEPKVPSLPQKALRDNQPAESGTPLSQSLAMSLSPQSSFKKFRFLRDPIVLSQSSASGVIKRPRTFSESHHPQSLALQSPSKFGEPEQEGTQQGSQPSAGQAAPKKPARQGVLVSGADTSGTTGPERETPVISTLGKSPEEEKGKSLVSEEHVQAHREETDKQVVGETAREAKAPSGPAGAVLPPSPQPVEGKVEKGRERSQKIEEKLGRRSSSSNDSSDSGSSSSGSSGSSSSQGKTHTTPSGRRPEKPQTNTISQDTETVSQPEDPTEAPKAPQHKKRVSGEEKEDINIVGARHRKKPFLGIHAGEDNGQKDSEGEEVKTNTTREVNEAAMAEPKKAPESSEECETPKAFTARRISLSSSKASPGAVSAEGETESGAGRKRRWGSSTAVTAKKSSMSITTDSLKSLIPDIRLCPGQEMVVDLHPEEDHLSGVEEEGRERGEQDLKIRRTVTQVVPSVTQENGQKESKRSEHEEEDREDGGEVKGDREEKMDGSFQRDSLETQCPSPPSHNMEMKTVTPSDTLIRRSISQLKSGVSITIDDPVRTAKQPSPPRGKVSNIVHVSNLVRPFTLGQLKELLGRTGTVLEDGFWIDKIKSHCYVTYSSAEESIATRAALHGVKWPQSNPKFLSLDFIQQEELDFHRGLPPPERAGEGERGAAAVPGRGAALPPLLPEREQWAEREREMEHRERTRAEREWDRDKVRDFGPGKPGEEAVPRRSRSRERKRKERKMDKKEKAADEPPVKLLDELFNKTKAAPCIYWLPLTEEQFAQKETARQERMKRRKEQQEEVEKKREEERKERMKAASVASGERGEGERYRQREGDWGIDGESGKHREDCYRRPGGSSAGGTRRSRSRSDPPPRDRRR from the exons TTGACCAGCACAAGCTTTTTGGCCTCTCCGAGGGAAAGGGACTAGCAGGCCCAGCAAGCGAGGGAGAGGGGCACATGTCCAGAGACGGCCATGTGTCTGCTCCACCTGCCCCTACCTCTGCTGCCGTTGCCTCTCTGGCTGTGCGTGTTGGTGAGCAGAGACCGGAGAGAGTCCCAACCTCTAGTCAAGTCCCAGCAGATAGCGATGATGACGGCGCTGATGAGGACTGGGATAGCGGTGCCAGGAGGAGGAATCTAGGAGAGCCACCAAGAGGCCAGCTAGCAAGAGCGAGGTCTGGAGGATCCCGCCAACACCCACAGCACATTCCCCCCCTATTGTCTCCGCAGCTTCGACAgcctacccctcctccctcccctcccccagagTTATCATTCCCACTGCCTGATACCCCTAAACAAAGCCCCCCTAGTCCAGGTGAGCCCCCAGCTAGACAGCGTACTTCCAGTACCTCCAGCTCTGGCTCCTCTAGCAGTGGCAGTTGTAGTAGCAGCCCAGATCCACAAAGCAACACAGAGCGCAAGCCTGGCCCACTGACCCTGCTGGCACGCAAAATGGCATCAGAGGGGGCTTTCTCTGGAGTTGGGTGGCATGGACGTGGGGATGCAGAGAGGCAGGACAACAATGCTGCAACTGCAACAATGTCTTCTGGTAGAGGTCCTCAAGAGGGCACAGTGTCTGCCATCACCCACACAACCAATGCTGCAGCCAGTTTGCCCTTCCCCAGACTGGTTCCAGTAACAAACCAGGGAGTTCTTGGAGGCCATCTCCCCCACAGTGAAGTTCCTGTGAGTGTGCTTAGGCCCACTATTATGGAAGAGAGAGATGCTGTATGGCAGCAAGAAAACAAGGAAAAGGAGCTGCaggcagagagggaaagagaaaaatcCCCTGAGCAAGAGCGATTTGGTGCCATGGAGCAGGAAAGACTGGAGAGGCAGAGAATATTTGAGCAACAGCGTGCTGTGGagcaagagagggaaagagctttggagcgagagaggaaggagagagagaaagctttggcgcgagagaggaaggagagggagatggctTTGGAGCGAGAGAAAGCTTTGGAGCAAGAAAGGAAGGAGCGTGCTTTGGCGCGAGAGAGAGCACAAGCTCTTGaacgagaagaggaggaaagagagaaagctttggcaaaagagagggaagagcgagagaaagctATGCAATTAGAAAAGCAGAGAGCCATGGAACGAGAGCGAGCtttggagcaggagagagagaaggagaaagcttTGGAGcgcgagagggaggagaaggcggCTTTGGAGAGCGAGCGGGAGGAGAAGGCGGctttggagagggaggagaaggcggCTTTGGAGAGGGAGCGTATGGTGAAGGTTTTGGAGTTAGAGCGGCAGAAAGCTTTGGAACGGgagatgagggagaaagagagggaggagaaggtgagggcTTTGGAGCAAGAAAGAATCGAAAGGGAGAAAGCccttgagaaagaaagagaggagagggagagagccttAGAACAGGAGAAGGTcctacagagagaaaaagagaaggctTTGGAACAGGAGAAGGccttgcagagagagaaagaggagaaggagagagcttTTGGGAACAGGAGATGTCttgcagagagaagaaagaggagagggagagagctttggaacagggaagggccttgcagagagagaaagaggagaaggagagagcttTGGAACAGGAGAAT agagagaaagaggaaaatgaGAGAGCTTTGGAACAGGAGAAGGccttgcagagagagaaagaggagagggagagagctttgGAACAGGAGAAGGccttgcagagagagaaagaggagaaggagagagcttTGGAACAGGAGAAGGccttgcagagagagaaggagagagagctttGGAACAGGAGAAGGccttgcagagagagaaggagagagctttGGAAGGAAGAAGGcctcgcagagagagagagaggagagggagagagctttgGAACAGGAGAAGGC cttgcagagagagaaagaggagaaggagagagcttTGGAACAGGAGAAGGccttgcagagagagaaagagagagctttgGAACAGGAGAAGGCcttgcagagagaggaaggaagagcttTGGAAACAGGAGAAGGccttgcagagagagaaaaagaggagagggagagagctttgGAACAGGAGAAGGccttgcagagagagaa ggagagagcttTGGAACAGGAGAAGGccttgcagagagagaaagaggagagggagagagctttgGAACAGGAGAAGGccttgcacagagagagagaggagagggagagagctttgGAACAGGAGAAGGCctcgcagagagagaaagagaagagggagagtcaTCTTCCTCCATGGAAACGTGGTCGTGAGATTGGTCTTACCCCCCtgcccactcctcccctctccacaggAGCAGGTAGAATGGCGGCAACAGAGGAGGGTGGGGAGCCCAAAGTGCCATCCCTACCCCAAAAAGCATTAAGAGACAACCAGCCAGCTGAATCTGGTACGCCCCTGTCACAATCTCTAGCAATGTCTCTGTCACCCCAGTCCTCCTTCAAGAAGTTCCGTTTCTTGAGAGACCCCATAGTTCTATCCCAATCTTCTGCATCCGGGGTCATCAAGAGGCCCCGTACATTCTCTGAAAGCCACCATCCTCAGTCCTTAGCTCTCCAGTCCCCCAGCAAATTTGGGGAACCAGAGCAGGAAGGTACTCAGCAGGGGTCCCAGCCTTCTGCTGGACAAGCAGCACCAAAGAAGCCTGCAAGACAGGGTGTCCTTGTTTCTGGAGCAGACACGTCGGGGACgacagggccagagagggagacCCCAGTGATTTCCACACTGGGCAAGAGTCCTGAAGAAGAAAAGGGTAAGAGCCTGGTGTCAGAGGAGCATGTCCAAGCacatagagaggagacagacaaacaggtggTGGGAGAGACGGCCAGAGAAGCAAAAGCCCCCTCAGGTCCAGCGGGAGCTGTGCTACCTCCCTCACCCCAACCAGTGGAAGGCAAGGTAGaaaaaggaagggagaggagtCAAAAGATAGAAGAAAAGCTGGGAAGACGGTCTTCCTCGTCGAATGACTCCTCAGATTCTGGGTCGTCGTCCTCAGGTTCGTCTGGTTCATCATCATCCCAGggcaaaacacacaccactcccAGTGGTAGAAGG CCTGAGAAACCTCAGACAAACACCATATCCCAGGATACGGAAACGGTTAGTCAACCTGAGGATCCAACTGAGGCCCCAAAAGCCCCACAGCACAAAAAGAGAGTAtctggggaggagaaagaggacatAAACATTGTTGGAGCCAGACACAGGAAG AAACCATTCCTTGGAATACATGCTGGAGAAGACAATGGGCAGAAGGACAGCGAGGGAGAGGAGGTAAAGACAAACACTACAAG GGAGGTGAATGAGGCTGCCATGGCTGAGCCTAAGAAGGCTCCTGAGAGCAGTGAGGAG TGTGAGACACCAAAGGCATTCACAGCCCGTAGGATCTCCCTTAGCA GCAGCAAGGCCTCTCCAGGTGCTGTCAGTGCAGAGGGCGAAACAGAGTCTGGGGCCGGGAGGAAGAGGCGATGGGGATCCAGCACTGCAGTTACAGCCAAGAAATCATCCATGAGCATTACCACAGACTCTCTGAAG TCTCTGATCCCAGACATCAGACTGTGTCCAGGCCAGGAGATGGTGGTGGATTTGCACCCAGAGGAGGATCACCTCtctggggtggaggaggagggcagggagcGGGGTGAGCAGGACCTCAAGATCAGACGCACAGTCACACAG GTGGTCCCGTCAGTGACCCAGGAGAATGGACAGAAGGAGTCCAAGAGGAGTGAACATGAGGAGGAAGACcgagaggatggaggggaggttaaaggagacagagaggagaagatggatggCTCATTCCAGAGAGACTCATTGGAGACACAATGCCCCTCTCCCCCCAGCCATAACATGGAGATGAAAACAG TGACCCCCAGTGACACATTGATCCGTCGCTCCATCAGCCAGCTGAAGTCTGGCGTGTCCATCACCATAGATGACCCTGTCCGCACGGCCAAGCAGCCCTCTCCTCCACGAGGCAAAGTGTCCAACATCGTCCACGTGTCCAACCTGGTTCGTCCGTTCACCCTGGGCCAGCTGAAGGAGCTGCTCGGTAGGACCGGCACCGTGCTCGAGGACGGTTTCTGGATCGACAAGATCAAATCTCACTGCTACGTCACA TACTCCAGTGCAGAGGAGTCAATTGCCACTCGTGCAGCCCTGCATGGGGTGAAATGGCCTCAGAGCAACCCCAAGTTCCTCAGTTTGGACTTCATTCAGCAGGAGGAG CTGGATTTCCACAGAGGCCTGCCTCCCCCTGAGAGGGCTGGGGAGGGTGAGCGGGGGGCTGCGGCGGTGCCTGGTCGGGGGGCGGCCCTGCCCCCTCTCCTGCCCGAACGGGAACAGTGGGCGGAGCGAGAACGTGAGATGGAGCACAGGGAGAGGACCCGGGCTGAGAGGGAGTGGGACAGGGACAAGGTCCGGGACTTTGGTCCAGGAAAACCTGGAGAGGAAGCTGTCCCCAgacgatcccgctccagagagAGGAAACGCAAGGAGAGGAAGATGGACAAGAAAG aGAAAGCTGCAGACGAACCTCCTGTCAAACTGCTGGATGAACTGTTCAATAAAACCAAAGCAGCCCCTTGTATATACTGGCTCCCCCTCACAGAAGAGCAG TTTGCACAGAAGGAGACAGCTCGACAAGagcggatgaagaggaggaaggagcagcaagaggaggtggagaagaaaAGGGAGGAAGAGCGCAAAGAAAGGATGAAAGCCGCGAGTGTCGCATCTGGAGAAAGAGGCGAGGGGGAGCGGTACAGACAGCGAGAGGGAGACTGGGGCATAGATGGAGAGAGTGGCAAACACAGAGAAGACTGCTACCGCAGACCTGGGGGCAGCAGTGCAGGGGGGACCAGACGCTCACGCAGCCGCAGTGACCCCCCACCTCGTGACAGACGACGCTAG